GAGTTAAAGCAGCTCGGGCCACTGGTGGGACTTTGGTGCGGATCTTTACTCCTCAAGGTGCTAGAAATGTGGAATTAATTGCCCTAAATGATTATGACAAAATTTTAGTGAATCAAGTTACTCCAGAAACTGGGTCTTGGCCACCCCAACGTAAAGAACTAATTTTTGAGCGGCGTTCGGCTTTAGCTCTCCCCTACCAGTTGGGTGATGATATCGAAATTGAAACGCCAAAAGGCCGGCAAAAAACCTTAAACTTTGCTGGAACAGTTCATGATTTACGAGCTATACCAGCTAATCTGTTTCCTCAGTTTACGGCTTATGTTTCTTTTGACACGATCCGCTATTTGGATGAAAGTGATGTCCTTACCAGTCTGGAAATCCAAACTGACGATACAATTAAAACTAAAGACAAAGCTTTAGCTTTAGGGAATCAGCTTAAAAAAGACTTAGAAAATCGAGGTTTTGAGCATATCAGTGTTAGAGCTGAAGATCCCAACAAACATTGGAGTCAGGATGTAACCAGTGCTTTTGTGATGATTCTGACTATTATCGGAGCTTTTTCCTTAGTGTTATCTTTGTTTTTAGTTTTCAACACAGTTTCAGCTATTGTAGTTCAGCAAAAAAAACAGATTGGCATTATGAAAGCCATTGGAGCTAAACGGCTCCAAATTAGTATTTTATTTTTAGCTATGGCTTTAAGCTACGGTTTCCTATCGCTTTTAGTAGCCATTCCAGTTGGAGCCTTGTTGGGTTATGGAAGCTTAGCCATGGTAACAAATTTTTTAAATTTGGAAATTTTAGATTTTCATATTCCGCCAATGGTACTAGCTATGGAAACAGGTATTGCTTTAGTAGTACCGGTTATTGCTGCTTTAATTCCTATTATTCAAGGTACTAAGATTACCGTTCGAGAAGCTATCAGTGATTATGTGGTAGCTAAACAGCAAAAATCCTGGCTTAATTCTTTATTAACCGAACTGACGATGTTGTCGAGGCCAATGGCAGTTTCATTACGTAATACCTTCCGGCAAAAAGGCCGACTGATTCTAACGTTGGTAACTTTAACAATAGCCGGAACACTCTTTGTCAGTGTAATTGGAGTGCGCAGCTCTATGGTTGTTGAGCTCAATAATATTTTGGAACTGAATAACTATGACATGGAACTGTATTTTGATGGGACGTATGATAGCCAAAAAGTCACTACTGATACTCAAAAAGTTGAAGGCGTAGCAGAAGCTTATACTCCACTAAATATTTCCGGTGAGTGGCAAAAAAATAGTGGCTCAGAAAGTGATCAAAAGGAATTCATCCCGATTCAAGGATATATACCCAACTCTCAGTTTTCACTGGTTACTATTACCAGGGGCCGGAATTTACAACGCAGCGACAGTAACCAAATTATTATTTCCAATAAATTTTTGCGAGATGATCCAAGCATAGAAGTAGGTAAAACGCTAACCTTTACTATTAATGACAAAGATTATGATTTTGAAATTGTCGGTGTGTACCTGCTAGCTGATACTAAAATGGTTTTGGTAAACAGCAATTATTTGCGCAAAATCGTGCCAGATGCTGATCAAGCTAGTAGTGTTCAGATCAAAACTACCAAGCATGATTCAGCCTTTTTGATAAGTTTTGCTAAGACTGTCGAAGAAAGCATGAAACGACGGGGTTATGATGTGGCTTATTCTCTAACGATTGACAGTATTCGCAGCGCTTCTGCCGGTCAATTTGATTTTCTGGTGGGATTTTTGATGATGATGGCGGCTTTAGTAGCGGTAGTTGGTGGCCTCGGCTTAGCTGGCACCATGTCTTTAAATGTTTTAGAGCGAACTAGAGAAATTGGAGTAATGCGCTCAATTGGTGCTTCAAACAGCTCGGTGTTTAGATTGGTTATTGTGGAGAGTTTAAGCATCGGTTTTAT
This region of Candidatus Beckwithbacteria bacterium genomic DNA includes:
- a CDS encoding FtsX-like permease family protein: MNPRWNKVWRDLWANKSRTIVVVLAIAVGVMAFSSVFITRAVLLKDMNTQYTAINPSSVILRFRDGFEPDLVNWIETQKGVKAARATGGTLVRIFTPQGARNVELIALNDYDKILVNQVTPETGSWPPQRKELIFERRSALALPYQLGDDIEIETPKGRQKTLNFAGTVHDLRAIPANLFPQFTAYVSFDTIRYLDESDVLTSLEIQTDDTIKTKDKALALGNQLKKDLENRGFEHISVRAEDPNKHWSQDVTSAFVMILTIIGAFSLVLSLFLVFNTVSAIVVQQKKQIGIMKAIGAKRLQISILFLAMALSYGFLSLLVAIPVGALLGYGSLAMVTNFLNLEILDFHIPPMVLAMETGIALVVPVIAALIPIIQGTKITVREAISDYVVAKQQKSWLNSLLTELTMLSRPMAVSLRNTFRQKGRLILTLVTLTIAGTLFVSVIGVRSSMVVELNNILELNNYDMELYFDGTYDSQKVTTDTQKVEGVAEAYTPLNISGEWQKNSGSESDQKEFIPIQGYIPNSQFSLVTITRGRNLQRSDSNQIIISNKFLRDDPSIEVGKTLTFTINDKDYDFEIVGVYLLADTKMVLVNSNYLRKIVPDADQASSVQIKTTKHDSAFLISFAKTVEESMKRRGYDVAYSLTIDSIRSASAGQFDFLVGFLMMMAALVAVVGGLGLAGTMSLNVLERTREIGVMRSIGASNSSVFRLVIVESLSIGFISWLIAVPLSVPVGLGFCYALGTAFFEEVLPYVFSPVGMLIWLVLVIVIAVLASIAPAKKAVSLTVRDTLSYE